The genomic stretch GAATGTTTTCCCAAAACGGGATTTACGTGCGACCATATGACCCGGACAATCAATTGCGACGCAAGCAGGCATTTCTGCCGCAGGAATCACGACTTCCCCTTTTTTAGGAATATTGACAATACCTCTACAATCTGGATACCGGGTGCATCCTAAAAATGCACCAAAACGGCCATGCCGAACTTTCATGTCAGACTGACAATCTGGACATTTTTGATCCCAGTCAAAATCTTCTGCATAATCATCTTTGTTAAAAGAGATCTCTTCAATAGGGGCCGAATAATTACAGTCAGGATAACGGGAACAACCATAGAAGTATTTCGACTTCGACCAAACTTTTTGCAACTTCGCACCGCAACTAGGGCAATCGATATCTGTCATCACTTTTGGCACAAAAGCAGACTTTTCAGCTTCTTCTAAGGTAGGAACAAATTTCAACCAAAAATCTCGAATCAATCCTTTCCAATCTTGCTGATTTTCCGCAATAAGCTCTAATCCATCTTCCATGGAAGCGGTAAATCCAACATTCATGATTTCTTGAAAATTATTTTCCAACATGTTCACGATCACCATGCCGAGTTCGGTTGGCTTTAAACGACCGCTTTCCTTGATGGTGTAATCTCGACTCTGAATCTTATTCATAATGGTCGCGTACGTAGATGGTCTTCCAATGCGACATTTTTCCAATTCTTTAACTAAAGAAGCTTCCGTAAAGCGTGGGGGTGGACGCGTAAAGGCTTGCTCGGAAGTCAACTCAATAAGCTGCAATAATTGCCCCTCTTCTAAATGCGGCAACATTCGCTCTTCATTTTTATCTTCGTCGTCTTCTTTTTCCTCATAAAGGACAAGAAAGCCTTGGAATTTCATCACAGATCCTGTCGCCCGCAGTAAAATTTCCTCTCCCGCTGAAATGTCTGCAGAAACAGTATCATAAATAGCAGGTGTCATTTGGGAAGCCACAAAACGTTTCCAAATGAGTTCGTATAGCAAAAACTGTTCGCGTGTTAGATAATCTTTCAAATGTTCTGGGGGATGCGCCAGGTTGGTTGGTCGAATCGCTTCGTGGGCATCTTGAGCACTTTTACTTGTGGAATAATTACGTGCCTCTGAAGGTAGAAAATCTTTTCCATATTTATTTAAAATAAACTGACGCGCCTCAGCTAAAGCCTCTGGAGCAATACGCACGGAGTCTGTACGCATATAAGTAATCAAACCTTCAGAACCTTCATTGCCAAGATCCACACCTTCGTACAAGGTTTGTGCGATATTCATGGTTCTAGCCGAAGAAAATCCATAGTGACGACTGGCTTCCTGTTGCAGTGTGGATGTAATAAAAGGAGGAACTGGGTTGCGTTTTTTCTCTTTGCGTTCCACTTTTACGACATAGAAAGACTGCGATTTCATCTTGGCTAAGATCGCGTCTGCTTTCTCTTTGCTGTCAATGATAACAACGTCTTTCCCCTCAATAGGTTCCTTTTCAATCCGTTTTCCTGCAATGGAATGCAGACTGGCGCGGAAATTCTTAAGCTCTTCTTTTGTCTTGAGAATGGCGGCTAAATTCCAGTATTCCACAGGTTTAAAAACTTCAATCGCTTTCTCCCGATCGACAACCATTTTTAAAGCAACTGATTGAACTCGACCAGCAGAAACAAAACCTTCTTTACCACGCTGAATCCTTCGATTTAAAATGGGCGAAATCTTATATCCCACAATCCGGTCTAATAAACGACGCGCCTGCTGTGCATTCACTAAAGCGAAATCAATTTCACGCGGGGATTCGAGCGCTTTAACTACAGCTTCTTTCGTAATCGAATTAAAGGACACCCGTTTAATTTTTGTCGAATCAGGCAAAATTTGAGTGATATGCCAAGCAATTGCTTCTCCTTCGCGGTCAGGGTCAGGAGAAAGATAGACCGTATCGACACTTTTGGCAGCCTTGCGCAAATTAGCGATGACCTTCTCTTTGTCTGGCATAATGACATACTTAGGCTCAAAGTCGTGATCAACATCGATTCCAAACTCTTTTTCAGGTAAGTCTCGAATATGCCCAATGGATGACTCAAATATATAGTTTGGTCCGAGAAATTTCTTTAAGGTTTTGATTTTCGCAGGTGACTCTACGATGATCAAGGCTTTAGCCATCTTTTTAAACTCCTATAATAATCAGGGAGAGATATCAATTTAACTTATTTTGAGACATACTTTGGCAGAAATGAGAATTCTTCACTCCTGAAAATTGCAAATCAAGCTGCTGCTCCTTAGAGCGTAACCCCTTATCCACTTGTGCCATAATATCTTTTGCACTTTTAACGGGGTGCGCTTTTCCTTCTTCAATAAGTAAATGATTTCCGCTAAAGCTATCCTCGTTAGCTCTCCCTGGAATAACCAATAATTTTTTCCCTTGTAATATCCCTTTTCGCATCGTAAGCATAGCGCCACTTACTACTGGGGCTTCTATTAAAACTACAGCTTCTGCTAGCCCGCTCACAATTCGGTTGCGTTGCGGAAAATTTTGCCGATTAGGAGGTGTCAACATCGGATATTCAGTGATCACAGCCCCTTCTCGTTCGATTAATCGCGCAAGATCTCGATTTTCATAAGGATAAAGATGAGAGAGCCCAGATCCAATAACAGCAAGCGTTTTTCCTGTTTGCAGAGCACCTTGATGAGCTGCGGTATCAACGCCTTTCGCTAGACCACTTACGACTACAATCCCTAAACGAGCAAGATCCATACCAAATGAATATGCCAGTTCCCTGCCATATTGGCTCGCTTGCCTACTTCCAATAATTGCAACTCCTTTGAATTGCTCAATCGGCCACTTTCCCTTTACATAAAGAAGAACGGGGAAGTCTGAAATCTGCAGCAATTGCTGAGGATAAGCCTGATCTGTATACGAGACTAAATACACTCCCTCTTTTGCTGCAAGCTCCAAATTGCGTTTCCAATCATCGTTTTCTTTCCATGTAGTCCAATAGGGAAGACATTTGGATTTAGTCCCCAAAATTGTCTCAATCACTTTAACTTCTGCTTCCAAAGCTGTTAACGCGGAACCGAAATACCCAATCAATAATCGAATTTTGACAGAACCAAGATAAGGAATTTGCGTTAAAATCGAAAGCGCTATGAGATCATCCACAAAATCTATTCCTTTTTTCTGTTTTTTTCTACTAGCTAAAGGATTGCGATGAATGTGCCGTTTTTTTGAACAACAATCAAGATGAATTTCACATAACGAATGATATTTTCACTGAATTTTATCGAAAAACGATATCGCAAAGAGAAGAAAATGAAACAAAAAAGCTAAAGGCAAAAACATGAAAAAAATCTTATCATAAGGAAATAGGATTTAAAGCGCAAGCCTTCGTTAAAAATTGCCAATTCGAATAAAGACAAGAATTGATATTTTTTTCGCAGAAAAATTTAGCTTAAAACCTTATCTAGCTTAATTGTTTATCAAACAGTATTTTATCCATTAATAATGGAAATGTTTATTAAGATCGATTACTATTTATCACCTTTATAAAACTTCTTAATCCAATTAAATGATTTTAATATTGATATTCTTGAATTAGCTTGCTTATTTGTGAATCAACAATCTTCTTTTGACGAAAACTTAATCCTCAATTTCCCTCTCTTTCCCGATTTATTTCAATTTGTTTGCACTTATTCTTTAGATGATATGTGCAATGCTCTTATCAATGCTTCATTAAGTGAACAAAGACTGGATGCCGTATTAAAAGCAGATTTAAAAACCATCATTATGAATGCTGCTTTAGATCCAAATAAGCGCAAATTTGCTTGTTTCATTCTTCTTTTAAACAGAAAAAATCGTACCGACTATCAATTGATTAAGAATCTTATTAAACATTTTATCACATGGAATACGCAAGATTCTCTCGATGAGTTATTCGAATGGATTTTGGGAGATGAAAAACAAGATTTTTCTTATCGATCTCAATATCTTTACCTCCTATTTGAAATGATTGGTGATAAAGAAATTAAAGGCATCCACAACCAAATCGATTTTTTATTCGGTGCACTTGGAAAATTAAATAGCCACTTACTACTTTTGCACTCGCATAAGATGACACAACTATTAAAACAATATCCCTTACTACCTTCACATATGATAACACAGTTAGCAAGACAAGACTCCCTCCTACCTTTTCACGTGATTACACAGCTAACAAAATATATTGAGGATGAACAAATCACAAAAAAATATTTGGAGCATTCAAGAAAAAAGCCATCGACGATCTTTTAAAGATTGCAGAAAGCAAATCTCCCCAACCAATTCCTTACGCACCAATCTCTTTTGATTGTGGAGAAGCATTAGCCAAATCATCACCTCATGCGTTTACAAGGTGGTTCGCCATTTATGTCAGAGGAAAGCAGACACATGCTTTTCTTTTTTAAAAACATATTCAAAAAAATCCCTCATGAACAAATGTATGAGACCATTGCAACCTTCATCCAAACAATTATGGATTTAGAAAGTAGCTTAGTAAGCGCTCAATTCAATCAACGCACACAGGATGCCTTGGCACAAGATACACTTAGTAGTTTCTTAACCTGAGTACCAGATTTTTATTGGCACATTTACTTTCTGAATTACCACCTTCTGACTATTCAACTCAAAGTTCATCTAGGGAAGATGTTCAGGATGAAATAAGTATTGCTAACAGAAAACGTCAACTTATAGCTATTCAAGGTGTTAAAAAAGAACTCACAGATGAAGAATCCGAAAAAATAGATCCAGCAAAAAGACGTCGCTTAGAAAAAGGAAAAGACAAAACGGACGAATAGCCACACACTAGTCTCTTTGAGAGCATTATCTCTGCACTCTTATTTGAGTTTTTTCATCTTATCCGATTGCCAATTGACAATTAAAATTTTTCCCGTTAATTAAGAAAAAAATTAGGGGGAAAATGATGTCAAATAATCTGAAAAACAAAGTGATTGCAATTACAGGTGCAAGCAGCGGAATTGGAGAGGCCACTGCAAGATGGCTGGCTCAACAGGGTGCTAAGGTAGTGATTGGAGCAAGGCGTAAGGATCGTTTGGAAAAAATTAAGAATGAAATTCAGGCAGCTGGTGGTGAAGTCCTTTCATTTTCGGTGGATGTCACAAAACGTCAGGAAATGAAAGCGTTTGCAGAAGCTGCTGTCAAGCAATATGGTCGATTGGATGTTTTTATTAATAATGCTGGAATCATGCCTCTCTCCTTCTTGGCTGAAAACAAAGTGGATGAGTGGGATCAGATGATTGATATTAATATTAAAGGTGTTCTATACGGAATCGCAGCAGCACTCCCCCATTTTCAGGCTCAAAATAGCGGTCACTTGATCAATATTTCATCTGTTGCAGGACATATCGTCTTTCCTGGATGCGCTGTGTATTCTGGCACTAAATTTGCCGTTAGGGCAATCTCTGAAGGCTTCAGACAGGAGGTTGGATCAAACATCCGCACAACCATTATTTGTCCAGGAGCTGTCAAATCTGAGCTTGCCTCTCACATCACGGATAAACACGCAGCTGATAGTCTAAAACCGTTTCTTGGCATCGCCATCGATGCTGAAGCGATCGCAAAAGCGATTGCCTATGCTATCGAACAACCCGCTGAAGTTGATGTAAATGAAATTATCGTACGACCCACAGCCCAAACGCTTTAAAATTTAGCGCTCTCATAGATCTTGACAGGCATAAAATCCACATAATCCCCCGCAACGAGAATGTATTTTATGCCATTTCTTTCTCCAAACATGGGAACACCCAAGTTCACGTTGTGTAAATGACCGAAAACACAGATATTTACGCGATACTTTTCTAAGAGCGCAGAAACAGCAGAAGGTTCGAGCGTAGCGCTAATGGGTGGATAATGGGTCATCACAATGCGCAGTTTGTCAGATTCTTTAAACTCCTTCAAACTTGCCTCAAGACGCCCCAATTCGCGGTGAAAAATTTTTTTGGTTTCTTCAACGTCTTCTGGAACTTCCATCTTTTGATTAGCTGGATTTGCAACATAGGGAATGTAGCCATCGAATGAATACTCTGGAGTGTCCCATAAACGCGTCCCCCCAATTCCAACTCCTTGCCAATGAAAGGCGTTGTTTTGGATCACATGCATCGATGGAGGGAGAACCTTGTGAACTTTATTTAACGACGACCACCAATAATCATGGTTCCCTTTAAGCAAAACCTTCGTGCCTGGCAATTTGGCAATCCACTCAAGATCAGGACGAGCTTCTTCAACCTCCTTCCCCCAAGAAATATCTCCAGGAATTAAGATAAGATCCCCTTCCGCAACATGTGCGTTCCAATTAGCCGCAATTTTTTGATGCCAATTTGCCCATCGCTCCCCAAAAATATCCATTTGTTTATCAGGAACGCCAAATGATAAATGCAAATCCGCAAGAGCCCAAATACGCATGTTCGCCTATATAATAAAACCATCCGGCAAGTCAGCTCCCCGCGGAACGATGATGACTCCGTCCCGAATAAAGACATGCTCACCATCATATGTCGTTAATCGATCTTTATTAATTAACTGAACACCATCTCCAATATTCACGTATTTGTCAATAATAGCATGCTCAATCACACAATCTTTTCCGATCGATAAGGTTGAGGGACGATTTTTAATTTGCACGGGAGGTGTGTAAAATTCGTTCCCCATCACATAAGAATCGCGAATAATTGCCCCCTTTTTGATGACCGAGCGTGGCCCTAAAATGGTGTTGCTAATACTCGAGGCCTCGACTATAGAGCCTTCACAAATGATGGATTGATTGATCTGGCTATTCGAAATTTTAGCTCCTGGTAAGTAAGAACGACTTGTATAGATGGGATAAGTCTCGTCATAACAATTAAAATGAGGATTTACTTGCGTAAGGGCAATGTTCGCTTCATAAAAAGAGCCAATCGTTCCAATATCTTCCCAATATCCATGATGAATATAAGTATAAACACCCCCCTCTTTCACTTTTGTGGGAATGAGATGCTTGCCAAAATCTTCACGCGAGTCCGCTAATAATAAATCAAAAAGCACTTCACGTTTAAAAAGATAAATGCCCATGGAACCTAAATAGTTTTTCCCTTCAGCATTTGGCAAATAAAAGGGATCTAATTCTTCTTGCGTTTTGGGTTTTTCGCAAAAATCTTTAATTTGAAAATCTTGATCTACCTTTAAAATTCCCATCCGAGAGGCATCTTTCGCATTGACGGGATGTGAAGCGACCACCAAATCAGCATCATTTTCATGGGCGAATTGGAGCATGGGTCGAAAATCCATGTTGTAAAGCTGATCCCCTGAAAGGATGAGGAAATAGTCAACAGGCGTTTCAATAAAACATTCCAGGCTTTGCCGAACGGCATCAGCTGTTCCCTGATACCAAGTTTTCTTATGAGGTTTCTGCTCTGCCGGAAGTAATTCAATGAAGCCGCCCGAAAAAGGATCGAACTGATAAGTCCGAAAAATATGCTGATGCAAGGAAGAAGAGAGAAACTGGGTCAAAATGAATATTTTTTGATATCCGGAGTTTAAAGAATTGGATATGGAAAAATCAATTAAACGGTAGCGTCCCCCCACAGGGATAGCGGGCTTACATCGGGAAAGGGTTAGGGGGAACAGTCGAACACCTTCGCCTCCTCCTAAAATAATGGATGCAACCCGATCTGTGCGGTGTGTGTGCAAATTGATTGTTTGTGTTAGCGGAGTCGTTTTTACATGGGGTGTGGTTAACAAAGACATTCTTTCTCACAGGTTGAATTTTCAAGGTCACCTTATGAAAAAGCCTAGTTTTGTGCAATTATTAAAACGTTTTTTTCCGATTGCCGCTAAGGCTGGCGTTGTTTTTTCACACTATTTTTATTTAAAATATTGCAATAATCAAAAGGATTAGTTTATGAATAAAGCCATCAATTTTATATCGGAACCGCTCATTTGCCCTAAATTGGCAACGATGGAATCAAGCATTTAACGAGGAGTTACTCATGAAATTTCGTTGGCCCCCCTTTTTTTCTGTCATCGGGTTAGCAACTACACTATGCCTAATGACTTCTGATATTCATGCCCTAGTTTTAAGTGTTAAATCCCTAGGAATGGCTGCCGTCGGAGTCGCATACCCTCAAGACTCATTAGTGGGTGGATTTAACCCAGCTGGAACAACAGAAGTTCCTGACCGCCTCGACCTTGGTTTTACATGGGCTAGAGATAGACAAAGAACAAAAATTCATGGGAATTTAATCCCCATCATCGATGGTTCATTTGATGCTGCACGAACGAAAGATGCTTATGCACCTGAATTTGGGCTCATCAAACACATTGGGATCGGCACTTTTTGTGACGTCACATTAGGAATCGTGGCTTATAACAGAAGCTATGTCAAAACAACTTACAAAACAAGTTTTCCGATTTTCGGGACATCTAAGCTCGGCTTGGAATATATCCACGAAACATTGTCACCTTCAATTGCGATGAAGTTTTGGGATCAACTCTCTGTTGGAATTTCCGTTAACTACATGCTACAAAGAATCAAGGTCAACGGCTTGCAACTGATCGATATACCGACACGTACAGCTCACGTAGGTCATGTCACTAACCGTGGATACAACTATTCACAAGGGGTGGGCGTCACATTCGGGATTTTGTGGGATATCACAGACTGCCTCAAAATTGGTGCAACATACCAGCCTGAGACAAGCATGACACGCTTTGGAAGATACACAGGGTTCTTTTCTCAAAGGGGTAAATTCAACATCCCACAAAAAGCTTCCGGTGGTATTTCCTATCGTTTTCTCCCTTGCGCGACAATCGCATTTGACGTCGAGTATATCCCATGGTCCGATATTGCAGCGCTTAGAAATCCTTTGAAAGCCAAATATGTCACCACCACTAACCCTCTCCTTCCTGGATTTATTCCATCTAGAAGACTTGGAAAAAGTAAGGGTATTGGCTTTGGATGGCGCAATCAAACATTCTATCGCGTAGGCGCTGATTATGCGTTGAATGATCAACTGATTGTAAGAGCTGGTTATCGTTATGCCAAAACACCGATACGACGTTCTCAAACTGTGACAAACCAATTGCTTGTGGATGTGATCGAACATTATATCACATGTGGAGCGACTTGGAAAGTCACACGCTGTCAAGAAATTTCAGCCTATTACGCTCACGGTTTCTACAACAAAGTGAAAGGAAAAAATTCAATTCCACTTGCTTTTGGTGGGGGCGAATCTGACATTTCACATGAACAAAACGTGGTCGGAATTGCTTGGGGTATGTTTTACTAACCTCAACAAAAAAAACATGTTAAATAAAAGGAGCAAAGACACTTGCTCCTTTTTTTTTGATTTCAAAAAAGCTTTTCAAGACAGAATTTTTAAATAAATTGATTGCGATTTTAAAATCGGGTTTTCTCTTGTTCCTTATTTGCCAATTAGCTATTGTGGATGGATGAGAATTTTATTGAGTTAAGGCATCAAACTCAGGTTTAGATTCCAAAAAATTTTATTTCATGCGCTTGGATCACCAAAAGCGATGTTTGCATGGCAAGATGCCAATACGTTTCCGCAAGATATTATTAAGGAGGGAATTATGGCCTTTAAATTTAGTAAAGATTTAAAAATCATTCTACATCCTTACATCTTCGTACTCAAAGAAGGCAAAATTCAAGAAAACATGCTTGACTATTCTTTGATGATGCTACAAGTAAGTTGTCCTGAAACAATTAAATCCCCTTCTCACGAGAGAAAAAGTCCTTCTTTGCAAGGATTTGAATGGGATTTTCAACAAAATGCAGCTCGCCTTTAGTCCCTTTAGATAAAGAGTGTATTTTTTATGGATATCACAAATTATATTGACCTTTTGCTTGACACTGCCCTTAAAGAGGATATTCGTACTGGAGATATCACTTCAGAAGCATGCATCCCTGAAGACGCCATTTTAACAGGGCGATTTATCGCTAAGCAGGCAGGAATTTTGGCTGGATTACCTTTTCTATCCCTTCTTTTTAAAAAGATTGATCCACGTATTGAGGTTCAGCTTTTAGTCTCTGAAGGATCTTATCAAAAAGCCGGCACAGTCATTGCTAAAGCGTTTGGTCCCGCTCGCGGCATTTTTAGTGGAGAGCGCGTGGCCCTTA from Parachlamydia acanthamoebae encodes the following:
- the topA gene encoding type I DNA topoisomerase, which gives rise to MAKALIIVESPAKIKTLKKFLGPNYIFESSIGHIRDLPEKEFGIDVDHDFEPKYVIMPDKEKVIANLRKAAKSVDTVYLSPDPDREGEAIAWHITQILPDSTKIKRVSFNSITKEAVVKALESPREIDFALVNAQQARRLLDRIVGYKISPILNRRIQRGKEGFVSAGRVQSVALKMVVDREKAIEVFKPVEYWNLAAILKTKEELKNFRASLHSIAGKRIEKEPIEGKDVVIIDSKEKADAILAKMKSQSFYVVKVERKEKKRNPVPPFITSTLQQEASRHYGFSSARTMNIAQTLYEGVDLGNEGSEGLITYMRTDSVRIAPEALAEARQFILNKYGKDFLPSEARNYSTSKSAQDAHEAIRPTNLAHPPEHLKDYLTREQFLLYELIWKRFVASQMTPAIYDTVSADISAGEEILLRATGSVMKFQGFLVLYEEKEDDEDKNEERMLPHLEEGQLLQLIELTSEQAFTRPPPRFTEASLVKELEKCRIGRPSTYATIMNKIQSRDYTIKESGRLKPTELGMVIVNMLENNFQEIMNVGFTASMEDGLELIAENQQDWKGLIRDFWLKFVPTLEEAEKSAFVPKVMTDIDCPSCGAKLQKVWSKSKYFYGCSRYPDCNYSAPIEEISFNKDDYAEDFDWDQKCPDCQSDMKVRHGRFGAFLGCTRYPDCRGIVNIPKKGEVVIPAAEMPACVAIDCPGHMVARKSRFGKTFYSCSTFPECDVIVNELSQLQEKYHNHPRTAYVKKAGKGKKEATKKRAASSTKKATTSKKAAAPKEKKASTRQQPLQDLSPELAQVVGANEMSRGDVMKKVWDYIRAHQLQDSANKRQINPDATLAKVFGGPEPMDMFKMTAVLGKHIHKKQ
- the dprA gene encoding DNA-processing protein DprA; this translates as MDDLIALSILTQIPYLGSVKIRLLIGYFGSALTALEAEVKVIETILGTKSKCLPYWTTWKENDDWKRNLELAAKEGVYLVSYTDQAYPQQLLQISDFPVLLYVKGKWPIEQFKGVAIIGSRQASQYGRELAYSFGMDLARLGIVVVSGLAKGVDTAAHQGALQTGKTLAVIGSGLSHLYPYENRDLARLIEREGAVITEYPMLTPPNRQNFPQRNRIVSGLAEAVVLIEAPVVSGAMLTMRKGILQGKKLLVIPGRANEDSFSGNHLLIEEGKAHPVKSAKDIMAQVDKGLRSKEQQLDLQFSGVKNSHFCQSMSQNKLN
- a CDS encoding SDR family oxidoreductase, which encodes MSNNLKNKVIAITGASSGIGEATARWLAQQGAKVVIGARRKDRLEKIKNEIQAAGGEVLSFSVDVTKRQEMKAFAEAAVKQYGRLDVFINNAGIMPLSFLAENKVDEWDQMIDINIKGVLYGIAAALPHFQAQNSGHLINISSVAGHIVFPGCAVYSGTKFAVRAISEGFRQEVGSNIRTTIICPGAVKSELASHITDKHAADSLKPFLGIAIDAEAIAKAIAYAIEQPAEVDVNEIIVRPTAQTL
- a CDS encoding metallophosphoesterase, producing the protein MRIWALADLHLSFGVPDKQMDIFGERWANWHQKIAANWNAHVAEGDLILIPGDISWGKEVEEARPDLEWIAKLPGTKVLLKGNHDYWWSSLNKVHKVLPPSMHVIQNNAFHWQGVGIGGTRLWDTPEYSFDGYIPYVANPANQKMEVPEDVEETKKIFHRELGRLEASLKEFKESDKLRIVMTHYPPISATLEPSAVSALLEKYRVNICVFGHLHNVNLGVPMFGERNGIKYILVAGDYVDFMPVKIYESAKF
- the glgC gene encoding glucose-1-phosphate adenylyltransferase — encoded protein: MSLLTTPHVKTTPLTQTINLHTHRTDRVASIILGGGEGVRLFPLTLSRCKPAIPVGGRYRLIDFSISNSLNSGYQKIFILTQFLSSSLHQHIFRTYQFDPFSGGFIELLPAEQKPHKKTWYQGTADAVRQSLECFIETPVDYFLILSGDQLYNMDFRPMLQFAHENDADLVVASHPVNAKDASRMGILKVDQDFQIKDFCEKPKTQEELDPFYLPNAEGKNYLGSMGIYLFKREVLFDLLLADSREDFGKHLIPTKVKEGGVYTYIHHGYWEDIGTIGSFYEANIALTQVNPHFNCYDETYPIYTSRSYLPGAKISNSQINQSIICEGSIVEASSISNTILGPRSVIKKGAIIRDSYVMGNEFYTPPVQIKNRPSTLSIGKDCVIEHAIIDKYVNIGDGVQLINKDRLTTYDGEHVFIRDGVIIVPRGADLPDGFII
- a CDS encoding OmpP1/FadL family transporter yields the protein MKFRWPPFFSVIGLATTLCLMTSDIHALVLSVKSLGMAAVGVAYPQDSLVGGFNPAGTTEVPDRLDLGFTWARDRQRTKIHGNLIPIIDGSFDAARTKDAYAPEFGLIKHIGIGTFCDVTLGIVAYNRSYVKTTYKTSFPIFGTSKLGLEYIHETLSPSIAMKFWDQLSVGISVNYMLQRIKVNGLQLIDIPTRTAHVGHVTNRGYNYSQGVGVTFGILWDITDCLKIGATYQPETSMTRFGRYTGFFSQRGKFNIPQKASGGISYRFLPCATIAFDVEYIPWSDIAALRNPLKAKYVTTTNPLLPGFIPSRRLGKSKGIGFGWRNQTFYRVGADYALNDQLIVRAGYRYAKTPIRRSQTVTNQLLVDVIEHYITCGATWKVTRCQEISAYYAHGFYNKVKGKNSIPLAFGGGESDISHEQNVVGIAWGMFY